Proteins encoded by one window of uncultured Draconibacterium sp.:
- a CDS encoding Dabb family protein, which yields MINHVVLFKLKDYPAEEKTEIIAELKAMLLGLKDKIAELKYIEVGENYELDSKSYDMALLSHFENVEDLDVYRVHPEHLKVVKRIGETTEARAAVDFNF from the coding sequence ATGATAAATCACGTCGTTCTTTTTAAATTGAAGGATTACCCGGCCGAAGAAAAAACGGAAATAATTGCCGAACTAAAAGCAATGTTATTGGGTTTAAAAGATAAAATTGCCGAACTGAAATACATTGAGGTTGGCGAAAATTATGAGTTAGACTCAAAAAGTTACGATATGGCTTTGCTTTCGCATTTCGAAAATGTTGAGGATTTAGATGTATATCGTGTGCATCCCGAGCATTTAAAAGTAGTAAAACGCATTGGCGAAACTACCGAGGCGCGCGCTGCTGTAGACTTTAACTTTTAG
- a CDS encoding isochorismatase family cysteine hydrolase has translation MENKQIIFWNVDTQVDFVEPDGKLYVSGAEKLKPIWEQLTDLAKEKGISVVNTADFHYPESAELSDKPDFVNTFPQHCMANTPGAEYVAETQPENPVVFNWDNDYDTFDSVREERNTIIRKDAFDVFVGNPYTDNILKILSPKIVVVYGVTTNVCVNDAVVGLSKRMKRVIVLEDAIKELPNIPLPFDDWEKLGIEMMTFEDFAAKL, from the coding sequence ATGGAAAACAAGCAAATTATATTTTGGAACGTTGATACTCAGGTTGATTTTGTAGAACCTGATGGGAAGTTATACGTTTCCGGAGCAGAAAAACTAAAACCGATTTGGGAACAATTGACTGATTTAGCGAAAGAAAAGGGGATTAGCGTGGTAAATACTGCCGATTTTCATTATCCGGAGTCGGCAGAACTTTCAGATAAACCGGACTTTGTAAACACTTTCCCGCAGCATTGTATGGCAAATACTCCCGGAGCAGAATATGTTGCTGAAACGCAGCCGGAAAATCCGGTGGTATTTAACTGGGATAACGATTACGATACTTTTGATTCTGTTAGAGAGGAAAGAAATACAATTATTAGAAAAGATGCGTTTGATGTGTTTGTGGGAAATCCGTACACGGATAATATTCTTAAAATTCTTTCACCTAAAATAGTTGTGGTTTACGGTGTAACCACCAATGTTTGTGTAAACGATGCAGTGGTTGGCCTGTCGAAAAGGATGAAGCGTGTTATCGTTTTGGAGGATGCAATTAAGGAACTTCCAAATATTCCTTTGCCTTTTGATGATTGGGAAAAACTGGGCATTGAAATGATGACTTTCGAGGATTTCGCAGCTAAACTTTAA
- the udk gene encoding uridine kinase, whose product MLVIGIAGGTGSGKTTVVKKISEKFCDNEVAILSHDSYYFDNSELSLEERRKKNFDHPDSIEFDLMIDHVKKLKNGEAINEPVYSFITCTRQPETNFIEPKKVLIIEGILCLTNKILRDLMDIKVYVDCDSDVRLARVIQRDIQERGRDVEQVLKRYKKTVRPSHIQFIEPTKRYADIIVPQGGKNKIAIQILTNHILQTLNKA is encoded by the coding sequence ATGCTGGTAATTGGCATTGCAGGTGGCACCGGTTCGGGAAAAACTACGGTTGTAAAAAAAATCAGTGAAAAATTTTGTGATAACGAGGTTGCAATTCTTTCTCACGATTCGTATTATTTCGACAATAGCGAGCTTTCGCTGGAAGAACGCAGAAAGAAGAATTTTGATCATCCGGATTCGATTGAATTTGATTTAATGATCGATCATGTAAAAAAACTAAAGAATGGTGAAGCCATAAATGAGCCGGTATACTCGTTTATAACCTGCACCAGACAGCCTGAAACCAATTTTATTGAGCCCAAAAAGGTATTGATTATTGAAGGAATATTATGCCTTACCAACAAAATACTGCGCGACTTAATGGATATAAAAGTTTATGTTGATTGCGACTCGGATGTTCGACTGGCAAGAGTAATACAGCGCGACATACAAGAGCGTGGCAGAGATGTTGAGCAGGTACTAAAACGATACAAAAAAACCGTTCGCCCAAGTCACATCCAGTTTATCGAACCTACAAAAAGATATGCTGACATTATTGTACCGCAAGGCGGAAAAAACAAAATCGCCATTCAAATACTAACCAACCATATACTACAAACGTTAAACAAAGCCTGA
- a CDS encoding 3'-5' exonuclease yields MLKNLNIEEILFLDIETVPLAPEYTELNEKWQQLWERKMQFQISDGKLPHELYERAGIYAEFGRIACISAGYVIQKQGEPHFRVKSFYDDDEKKLIQNFFNALDGFVRKGKRRLCAHNGQEFDFPYISRRALVNNLTLPKVLDIAGAKPWEVKDVLIDTLQLWKFGDYKHYTSLSLLCELFNIPTPKDDIDGSQVAKVYWEENDIDRIVKYCEKDTMAVANLLLKYKGDKIIPFENLESV; encoded by the coding sequence ATGCTTAAAAACTTAAACATTGAAGAGATTCTCTTTCTCGATATTGAAACCGTTCCGCTTGCACCCGAATATACCGAGCTAAACGAAAAATGGCAACAACTTTGGGAGCGTAAAATGCAATTCCAGATTAGCGACGGCAAGTTACCGCACGAGTTGTACGAGCGCGCCGGAATTTATGCTGAGTTTGGAAGAATTGCATGTATTTCAGCCGGTTATGTCATTCAAAAACAAGGCGAACCACACTTTCGTGTAAAATCGTTTTACGACGATGATGAAAAAAAGCTGATCCAGAATTTCTTCAATGCACTTGATGGTTTTGTAAGAAAAGGCAAACGAAGACTGTGTGCTCATAACGGTCAGGAATTTGATTTCCCATACATTTCGAGAAGAGCTTTGGTAAATAATTTAACGCTTCCGAAAGTACTCGACATTGCCGGAGCCAAACCCTGGGAAGTAAAAGATGTTTTGATTGACACTTTGCAGCTATGGAAATTTGGCGATTACAAACATTACACCTCACTTTCGTTATTATGTGAGTTATTTAATATTCCGACTCCGAAAGATGACATCGACGGAAGCCAGGTAGCCAAAGTTTATTGGGAAGAAAACGACATTGACCGCATTGTAAAATATTGCGAAAAAGATACAATGGCTGTTGCCAACCTTTTGTTAAAATACAAAGGAGATAAGATTATTCCTTTTGAAAATTTGGAGAGTGTTTGA
- a CDS encoding beta-phosphoglucomutase family hydrolase, translating to MKKLEIDPKAKGLIFDLDGTLADTMPVHFVAYQNILGKYGIDYSAKMFLALAGVPAVETIEKINEVYGTSLNAEEVGHEKEAEYERMMHEMKPIEPVIDLLKRYHGKLPIAVGTGGYNRLAWKTLEIIGLKDYIEILVSANDVQNSKPHPETFLRCAEQMGVAPADCQVFEDGEPGMIAARKAGMIATLVTDYYDVFKA from the coding sequence ATGAAGAAACTCGAAATAGATCCAAAAGCAAAAGGTTTGATCTTTGATCTTGACGGAACATTGGCAGATACAATGCCGGTTCACTTTGTGGCCTATCAGAATATACTTGGTAAATATGGTATTGATTATTCGGCTAAGATGTTTCTGGCATTGGCCGGTGTGCCTGCGGTAGAAACTATTGAAAAGATAAATGAGGTTTACGGGACTTCCCTGAATGCCGAAGAGGTTGGCCACGAAAAGGAAGCCGAATACGAGCGGATGATGCATGAAATGAAACCTATTGAGCCTGTAATTGATTTGTTAAAAAGATACCATGGCAAATTGCCTATCGCTGTTGGTACCGGTGGTTATAATCGCCTGGCATGGAAAACGCTTGAAATTATTGGTTTGAAAGACTACATTGAAATACTGGTTTCTGCCAACGATGTGCAAAATTCGAAACCGCACCCTGAAACATTTTTACGTTGTGCCGAACAAATGGGGGTTGCACCGGCAGATTGCCAGGTTTTTGAGGATGGCGAGCCCGGAATGATTGCAGCCCGCAAAGCAGGAATGATTGCTACATTGGTAACTGATTATTACGATGTTTTTAAAGCATAA
- a CDS encoding insulinase family protein, with amino-acid sequence MLNDWSNYLLLTEEEIDLERGVISEEWRTRRNAGFRMRSQWFPIVFEGSKWAERDVIGDLDIIKNFDPETLRSFYHDWYRTDLQAIAIVGDIDVDQVEEKVKDLFSKIPAVENPQPRPIFEIPEHDETKFVLATDEEATNSSISIYIKHKATPREDKNIGYLRDDYIATLLNQMSNERISELLQKGDPPFINGSVQVSGFVRGYDAAYISATANPNKEDEGLKAIYTEAQRIVRHGFTEGELNRAKVNLLTSMESAYKQRDKISNDQYVSGIQNYFLEGEPLTDAEFDWQFGQAILETITLADVNKLATDMIVDKNRVMVITGPNSGVEHLTKDEALAILEDVENSTIDPYEDTAEAASLIEGELPGAEVVSSKKLDDLDAVEWKLSNNTTVVFKHADYEKDQVSLRAYSPGGTSLLGTNDLYAADMLPQFIGSFGVGEFDAIALRKVLTGKTASVATSLGDLTEGFNGSSTPKDFETMMQLLYLQFNNPRFDEEAYEALKSRYVAYLQNMANNPQKIMSDSLQLIATDYNERTKLTTAEMFDEINFAQMEALYNERFKDAGDFTFFIVGNIEEDVAKEMAAKYIGSLKDLPGEEQWVDHKVRIPKGITEKKIEVPLQTEKGTVIILIRKELAYKPVSNVELDVLKAILQLRYTEEVREKEGGTYGVGVGSSSNQFPYERKTLQISFDTDPEKADYLKSIIFREIEKIVAEGPTQEDLDKVILNMKKERDQAKEHNNYWLNALYNDYYHGFNTDAAENFDNILEELNTAQVQKFAKAFYTDADVVDVVFLPKKAE; translated from the coding sequence GTGCTTAACGACTGGTCGAACTACCTGTTATTAACCGAAGAGGAAATAGATTTGGAACGCGGTGTTATTTCTGAAGAGTGGAGAACACGTAGAAATGCCGGTTTCAGAATGCGCAGCCAATGGTTCCCTATAGTTTTTGAAGGATCGAAATGGGCGGAACGCGATGTGATTGGCGATCTGGATATCATCAAAAACTTCGATCCTGAAACCTTACGTAGTTTTTACCACGACTGGTACCGTACCGATTTGCAGGCTATTGCTATAGTTGGCGATATCGACGTTGACCAGGTAGAAGAAAAAGTAAAAGATTTGTTCTCGAAAATACCGGCCGTTGAAAATCCACAGCCTCGCCCTATTTTCGAAATACCGGAACACGACGAAACTAAATTTGTATTGGCAACCGACGAAGAAGCCACAAACTCAAGCATTTCAATTTACATTAAACACAAAGCCACGCCACGCGAAGACAAAAACATTGGCTATTTACGCGATGATTACATTGCGACACTTCTAAATCAAATGAGCAACGAACGAATTTCAGAACTACTTCAAAAAGGAGATCCTCCATTTATTAACGGAAGCGTTCAGGTTAGTGGGTTTGTAAGAGGCTACGATGCTGCATATATTTCGGCAACTGCCAATCCAAACAAAGAAGACGAAGGTTTAAAAGCTATTTATACCGAAGCACAACGTATCGTTCGCCATGGTTTTACGGAAGGCGAATTGAACCGTGCCAAAGTAAACCTGCTCACCTCGATGGAAAGTGCCTATAAACAACGCGACAAAATCAGTAACGATCAATATGTAAGTGGTATTCAAAACTACTTTCTGGAAGGCGAACCACTTACTGATGCCGAGTTTGACTGGCAATTCGGACAGGCAATATTGGAAACAATTACCCTGGCGGATGTAAACAAACTGGCTACAGATATGATAGTTGACAAAAACCGTGTAATGGTAATTACCGGGCCAAATAGTGGCGTTGAACACCTTACAAAAGACGAAGCACTAGCGATTTTGGAAGATGTTGAAAATTCAACTATCGATCCATATGAAGACACTGCTGAAGCCGCCTCGCTAATTGAAGGAGAACTACCGGGAGCAGAAGTTGTTTCATCAAAAAAACTGGATGATTTGGATGCTGTTGAGTGGAAGCTAAGCAATAACACAACGGTAGTATTTAAACATGCCGACTACGAAAAAGATCAGGTTTCATTACGCGCATACAGTCCGGGAGGAACTTCGTTATTGGGAACAAACGACCTTTACGCCGCCGACATGCTACCTCAGTTCATCGGATCGTTTGGTGTTGGCGAATTCGACGCCATTGCTTTGCGCAAAGTACTGACCGGAAAAACAGCCTCGGTGGCAACCAGCCTGGGAGATCTTACCGAAGGATTTAACGGTAGCAGTACACCCAAAGATTTTGAAACAATGATGCAGTTGCTTTACCTGCAATTCAATAATCCTCGTTTTGATGAAGAAGCTTACGAAGCACTAAAAAGCCGCTACGTCGCGTACTTGCAAAATATGGCAAACAATCCGCAAAAAATTATGAGCGATTCGCTCCAGCTAATTGCAACTGATTACAACGAGCGAACAAAGCTGACTACTGCAGAAATGTTCGATGAGATCAATTTCGCACAAATGGAAGCACTTTATAACGAGCGTTTCAAAGATGCAGGCGATTTCACCTTCTTTATTGTTGGTAACATCGAAGAAGATGTAGCAAAAGAAATGGCTGCAAAATACATCGGATCGTTAAAAGACTTGCCGGGTGAAGAACAGTGGGTAGACCATAAAGTAAGGATTCCGAAGGGAATTACAGAAAAGAAAATTGAAGTGCCATTACAAACCGAAAAAGGAACAGTAATTATTCTTATTCGTAAAGAACTGGCTTATAAACCTGTTAGCAATGTCGAACTGGATGTATTAAAAGCGATCCTACAATTACGTTACACCGAAGAAGTACGTGAAAAAGAAGGAGGCACTTACGGTGTTGGCGTTGGCTCATCGTCGAACCAGTTTCCATACGAGCGGAAAACACTGCAAATTTCGTTTGATACCGATCCTGAAAAAGCTGATTATCTGAAATCAATCATTTTCCGTGAAATTGAAAAGATTGTTGCAGAAGGCCCTACTCAGGAAGATCTCGACAAAGTTATTTTGAATATGAAAAAAGAACGCGATCAGGCAAAAGAACATAACAACTACTGGCTGAATGCACTTTACAACGACTATTACCACGGATTTAATACCGATGCAGCAGAAAACTTCGATAACATTTTAGAAGAGTTGAATACCGCACAGGTTCAGAAATTCGCTAAAGCATTTTATACCGATGCCGATGTGGTAGATGTGGTTTTCTTACCGAAAAAAGCAGAATAG
- a CDS encoding insulinase family protein, translating to MKKFVLSMLAFLLVAPIFVSAQDMLKQKAPIDPAIRTGKLENGMTYFIRHNEEPKERVSFYMIQNVGALLENDNQNGLAHFLEHMAFNGTEHYPGKGFLDYLEKTVSLSVVI from the coding sequence ATGAAAAAATTTGTTTTATCGATGCTGGCATTTTTACTAGTTGCCCCAATTTTTGTGTCAGCACAAGACATGCTCAAACAAAAGGCTCCGATTGATCCCGCTATCAGAACCGGGAAACTGGAAAACGGAATGACTTATTTTATCCGTCATAACGAGGAGCCAAAAGAACGTGTAAGTTTCTATATGATTCAAAATGTTGGTGCCCTGCTCGAAAATGATAATCAAAACGGTCTGGCTCACTTTCTCGAGCACATGGCTTTTAACGGAACCGAGCACTACCCGGGAAAAGGTTTTCTGGATTACCTGGAAAAAACGGTGTCGCTTTCGGTCGTAATATAA
- a CDS encoding Yip1 family protein, with translation MEFSFSKLTNDVKLVLVNPNGFWVEQKETENSDKLWLNYLLPIAIAGALAVFVGEFFKRTDFFIQFPLLKAFREILLFVLQYFVSVFFTTELMKTFGAEKNIDVARKLVVFSMTPMLLVSLITGLFPFLYVVDIFGMYSFYLFWVGAKQLLTIPDNKEHSYILITIVVNFFIFSFLSVFLSKLLNALY, from the coding sequence ATGGAATTTTCATTTTCAAAACTTACTAATGATGTAAAGCTGGTTCTTGTAAATCCGAATGGTTTTTGGGTGGAGCAAAAGGAAACCGAAAACAGCGATAAACTTTGGCTGAATTATTTGCTGCCAATTGCAATTGCAGGAGCCCTGGCTGTTTTTGTAGGAGAGTTTTTTAAGCGTACTGATTTCTTTATTCAGTTTCCGCTTTTAAAAGCTTTTCGCGAAATTTTACTTTTTGTATTACAATATTTCGTTAGTGTGTTTTTTACAACAGAGCTAATGAAAACTTTCGGTGCTGAAAAGAATATAGATGTTGCACGTAAGCTGGTTGTTTTTTCAATGACACCAATGCTTTTGGTTTCGCTTATTACCGGATTGTTCCCGTTTTTGTATGTTGTCGATATTTTCGGAATGTACAGTTTTTACCTGTTTTGGGTAGGAGCGAAACAATTGCTTACAATTCCTGACAACAAAGAACATAGCTATATTTTAATCACTATTGTGGTTAACTTTTTTATCTTTAGCTTTTTAAGTGTTTTCTTGTCTAAGTTGTTGAATGCCTTGTATTAA
- the uvrB gene encoding excinuclease ABC subunit UvrB has product MDFKVVSDYKPTGDQPEAIKQLAEGVSNGERYQTLLGVTGSGKTFTVANVIERVERPTLLLSHNKTLAAQLYSEMKQFFPNNAVEYFVSYYDYYQPEAYLPTTDTYIEKDLSINEDIEKLRLSATSALLSGRRDVVVVSSVSCLYGIGNPEDFHANVTKISVGDEVSRNALLYSFVEALYSRSEVEFKRGNFRVKGDTVDIYPAYADVAYRITFWGDEIEELSSFDPEDGLTIETLDEIVIYPANIFVTTKDRMKSSINQIQDDLVKQVEFFKEIGKPLEAKRILERTEYDMEMMRELGYCPGIENYSRYFDGRAPGTRPFCLMDYFPDDFLVVIDESHVTIPQIRAMYGGDNSRKVNLVEFGFRLPAAIDNRPLKFEEFEQLVNQIIYVSATPADYELVKSEGVVVEQIIRPTGLLDPIIDVRPSTNQIDDLLHEIHLRIDKNERVLVTTLTKRMAEELSKYLVNMGVKTRYIHSDVDTMERIEIMEQLRKGEFDVLVGINLLREGLDLPEVSLVAILDADKEGFLRSERSLTQTAGRAARNLNGMVIMYADKITDSMQKTIDSTNYRREKQLKYNEENNIVPKAIVKPTREIIGYEYRSDKSQEYEGGMGQPDIAADPVVQYMSVEGLEKAVEKTKKQMQAAAKDLDFIEAARLRDEMFALQALIQERKQGKGKK; this is encoded by the coding sequence ATGGATTTTAAAGTAGTTTCGGATTATAAACCTACAGGCGATCAGCCTGAAGCAATAAAGCAACTGGCTGAGGGAGTGAGCAATGGAGAGCGTTACCAAACTTTACTTGGCGTTACCGGCTCTGGCAAAACATTTACGGTTGCTAATGTTATAGAGCGTGTAGAAAGACCAACGCTGTTGCTTAGCCATAATAAAACACTCGCTGCCCAGCTTTACAGCGAAATGAAACAGTTCTTCCCTAATAATGCGGTTGAATACTTTGTTTCTTATTACGATTATTACCAGCCCGAAGCTTATTTGCCAACTACTGATACTTACATTGAAAAAGATTTATCGATAAACGAAGACATCGAAAAACTGCGTTTGAGTGCAACTTCGGCATTGCTCTCAGGAAGAAGAGATGTTGTTGTGGTTTCGTCGGTTTCGTGTTTGTATGGTATTGGAAATCCGGAAGATTTTCATGCAAACGTAACCAAGATAAGTGTAGGTGACGAAGTTTCGAGAAATGCACTTCTGTATAGCTTTGTAGAAGCACTTTACAGTAGAAGCGAGGTGGAGTTTAAGCGCGGAAATTTCAGGGTTAAAGGCGACACCGTTGATATTTATCCTGCCTATGCCGATGTCGCTTACCGAATAACTTTTTGGGGCGATGAGATTGAGGAACTTTCCAGTTTTGACCCGGAGGACGGCTTGACTATTGAAACACTCGATGAGATTGTAATTTATCCTGCAAACATCTTTGTAACCACAAAAGACCGGATGAAATCTTCCATTAATCAAATACAAGATGATTTGGTGAAGCAGGTTGAATTCTTTAAGGAAATAGGGAAACCTTTGGAAGCGAAACGTATTCTTGAACGCACCGAGTACGATATGGAAATGATGCGTGAACTCGGATATTGTCCGGGTATAGAGAATTACTCGCGCTATTTCGATGGGCGTGCTCCCGGAACGAGACCATTCTGTTTGATGGATTACTTCCCGGATGATTTTTTGGTGGTGATTGATGAAAGCCACGTAACCATTCCACAAATACGAGCTATGTATGGAGGCGATAATTCGCGTAAAGTAAATTTGGTGGAATTTGGATTCCGGCTTCCGGCGGCTATTGATAACCGGCCATTGAAGTTTGAAGAGTTTGAGCAGTTGGTTAACCAGATAATTTATGTGAGCGCAACTCCGGCCGATTACGAACTGGTAAAAAGTGAAGGCGTTGTGGTTGAGCAGATCATTCGACCTACAGGATTGCTCGATCCGATAATTGATGTGCGGCCGAGTACCAACCAGATTGACGACCTTTTGCACGAAATTCATCTTCGCATTGATAAGAATGAACGCGTGTTGGTTACTACGCTAACCAAACGAATGGCCGAGGAACTTTCGAAATACCTGGTAAATATGGGAGTGAAAACACGCTACATTCATTCCGATGTTGACACAATGGAACGTATTGAAATAATGGAGCAACTGCGCAAAGGAGAGTTTGATGTGCTGGTTGGAATTAATTTGCTGCGCGAAGGACTGGATTTGCCGGAAGTTTCTCTTGTGGCAATTCTTGATGCAGATAAAGAAGGCTTTTTGCGCTCCGAACGATCGTTGACACAGACAGCAGGCCGTGCAGCTCGTAACCTGAATGGTATGGTAATTATGTATGCCGATAAGATTACCGATTCGATGCAAAAGACCATTGATTCAACAAATTACCGTCGCGAGAAACAATTGAAGTACAATGAAGAAAATAACATCGTACCAAAAGCGATTGTAAAACCAACCCGCGAAATTATTGGCTACGAATACCGGAGCGACAAAAGTCAGGAGTACGAGGGTGGAATGGGACAGCCTGATATAGCAGCCGATCCGGTGGTGCAATATATGAGTGTTGAAGGTCTGGAAAAAGCCGTTGAGAAAACAAAAAAACAGATGCAGGCCGCGGCTAAAGATCTCGACTTTATTGAAGCCGCCCGTTTACGCGACGAGATGTTTGCCTTGCAGGCATTAATTCAGGAGCGTAAACAAGGAAAAGGGAAAAAGTAA
- the smpB gene encoding SsrA-binding protein SmpB, whose amino-acid sequence MSHKPQQNISIKNRKASFNYELVERFVAGMKLVGTEIKSIRGGKVNLTDSYCTIIRGEMYVINLHIAEYELGTVNNHIAKRDRKLLLNKKEIEKLDKKVKESGLTIVPTRLFVNDRGLAKLEIALARGKKTYDKRETLKSKDAKRDIDRAMKF is encoded by the coding sequence ATGTCGCATAAGCCACAACAAAATATTAGCATAAAAAACAGAAAAGCATCATTTAACTATGAGCTTGTTGAACGTTTTGTGGCCGGAATGAAACTGGTGGGAACAGAAATCAAATCCATTCGTGGAGGGAAAGTTAATCTTACTGATTCGTATTGTACTATTATTCGAGGCGAAATGTATGTAATAAATCTACACATTGCTGAATACGAGCTGGGTACAGTAAATAATCATATCGCCAAACGCGACAGGAAATTGTTACTCAACAAAAAGGAAATTGAAAAGCTCGACAAAAAAGTGAAAGAATCGGGGCTTACAATTGTTCCAACAAGACTTTTTGTAAACGACCGCGGACTGGCAAAGCTTGAGATTGCACTGGCGCGTGGTAAAAAGACATACGATAAACGCGAAACACTAAAAAGCAAAGATGCTAAACGCGACATAGACCGGGCAATGAAGTTTTAG
- a CDS encoding aminotransferase class I/II-fold pyridoxal phosphate-dependent enzyme: MNPQAAELNSVIQAKSTPVFELLSERGKNIFFPKKGILGQTAEAKGTKINATIGAAIEDDGTPMRLEAVASKINMDPSLVFPYAPSFGRPDIRAKWKTMIYEKNPSLESVELSLPVVTNALTHGISMAGYMFANAEDEIIVPDLFWGNYNLTLTNAYGCSLGKFNLFKNGGFDLEAFEAKLNEGGIGKKIVILNFPNNPSGYTPTVDEQDGIVAIIKKAAEAGNKIVTITDDAYFGLVYEEGIATESIFSPLSQLHENVLAVKVDGATKEDYVWGFRVGFITYGIKGGDAELYSALEAKTAGAIRGNISNAANISQSLLLSAFESEEYAQQKEAKYHIMQKRYDAVKEALTDEKYEEWFKAIPYNSGYFMCVQLADGLIGEEVRQVLIKKYGIGLIALGNVLRIAFSAVAAADVKEMFDGIYNACKDCKK, encoded by the coding sequence ATGAATCCACAGGCTGCTGAACTTAACAGCGTAATTCAAGCAAAAAGCACCCCGGTTTTTGAACTGCTTTCCGAAAGAGGAAAAAATATTTTCTTTCCAAAGAAGGGTATTTTAGGACAAACTGCTGAAGCAAAGGGAACTAAGATTAATGCAACCATTGGAGCCGCAATTGAGGACGACGGAACACCTATGCGACTGGAAGCTGTGGCTTCAAAGATCAATATGGATCCTTCGTTGGTTTTTCCGTATGCGCCAAGTTTTGGCCGCCCCGATATCAGGGCCAAATGGAAAACTATGATCTACGAAAAAAATCCTTCACTGGAAAGTGTTGAGCTGAGTCTTCCCGTTGTAACCAATGCGCTTACACACGGAATTAGCATGGCCGGATATATGTTTGCCAATGCTGAAGATGAGATTATCGTACCAGATCTTTTCTGGGGTAACTATAACCTTACTTTAACAAATGCTTACGGTTGTTCTCTTGGTAAATTCAACCTGTTTAAAAACGGTGGTTTCGACCTTGAAGCATTTGAAGCAAAACTTAACGAAGGTGGAATTGGCAAAAAAATTGTTATTCTTAACTTCCCGAACAATCCATCAGGTTATACACCAACTGTTGACGAGCAGGATGGAATTGTTGCTATAATTAAAAAAGCTGCAGAAGCTGGCAACAAAATTGTAACCATTACCGACGATGCTTATTTTGGATTGGTATATGAAGAAGGAATTGCCACCGAAAGTATCTTCTCGCCACTAAGCCAGTTACACGAAAACGTATTGGCAGTAAAAGTTGATGGTGCAACAAAAGAAGATTACGTTTGGGGTTTCCGTGTTGGATTCATCACTTACGGAATAAAAGGTGGAGATGCTGAATTGTATAGTGCATTAGAGGCTAAAACAGCCGGTGCCATTCGTGGAAACATTTCCAATGCTGCAAATATTTCGCAATCATTGTTGCTTTCTGCATTCGAGAGTGAAGAATATGCACAGCAGAAAGAGGCTAAATACCACATCATGCAAAAACGTTACGATGCGGTAAAAGAAGCATTAACCGATGAAAAATACGAGGAGTGGTTCAAAGCGATTCCTTATAACTCGGGATACTTCATGTGTGTTCAATTGGCCGACGGATTGATTGGAGAAGAAGTTCGCCAGGTACTGATTAAAAAATACGGAATCGGATTAATTGCATTGGGCAACGTATTACGAATCGCTTTCTCGGCAGTTGCTGCTGCTGACGTAAAAGAAATGTTCGACGGTATTTACAACGCTTGTAAAGACTGTAAAAAATAA